The Microbulbifer sp. YPW1 genome contains a region encoding:
- a CDS encoding glyceraldehyde-3-phosphate dehydrogenase, producing MTQKRPKPADFFKDWKAREALAESMIPMIGKLNRESNVGIYMYGQNLVNRSVLSIMKAHRFVRQVEENELSEFETYPVLEAICKLDLGPVHIDLGTLTNKYMRDQRGLSIEEFVREELADASGAGKPLPQSQDVVIYGFGRIGRLVARLLIEKAGSGDVLRLRAIVLRKGKADNDLVKRASLLRRDSVHGAFNGTIRVDEETSTLICNGNEVKVIYANSPQEVDYTQHGINNALIVDSTGVWRDEEGLAQHLESKGAAKVLLTAPGKGDLKNIVYGINNGEIKPEDQILSAASCTTNAIVPVLKAMMDKYGVNHGHVETVHAYTNDQNLIDNYHKGERRGRSAALNMVLTETGAAKAVAKALPELKGKLTGNAIRVPTPNVSMAILNLRLGKETTKDELNEYMREVALHSPLRQQIDFTNSPEVVSSDFVGSRRACVFDSIATIVEGDNAVLYCWYDNEFGYSCQVVRCLEDMAGVHYEVFPKKD from the coding sequence GTGACTCAGAAGCGACCGAAGCCCGCTGACTTTTTCAAGGACTGGAAGGCGCGTGAAGCGCTGGCGGAATCCATGATTCCGATGATTGGTAAGCTCAACCGGGAAAGCAACGTCGGCATTTACATGTACGGCCAAAACCTGGTTAACCGCTCCGTGCTCAGCATCATGAAGGCACATCGCTTTGTGCGTCAGGTAGAAGAGAACGAGCTGTCCGAGTTTGAGACCTATCCGGTACTGGAAGCCATCTGCAAGCTGGACCTGGGCCCGGTCCATATTGATCTGGGTACCCTGACCAACAAATACATGCGCGACCAGCGCGGCCTGTCCATCGAGGAGTTCGTGCGCGAAGAGCTGGCTGACGCCAGTGGCGCTGGCAAGCCTCTGCCGCAGTCCCAGGATGTGGTGATCTACGGTTTCGGCCGGATCGGCCGCCTGGTAGCCCGCCTGCTGATCGAAAAGGCCGGCAGTGGCGATGTGCTGCGTCTGCGTGCCATCGTGCTGCGCAAGGGCAAGGCGGACAACGACCTGGTCAAGCGCGCCTCCCTGCTGCGCCGCGACTCGGTGCACGGCGCCTTCAACGGCACCATCCGTGTGGACGAAGAGACCAGCACCCTGATCTGCAACGGCAATGAAGTGAAGGTGATCTACGCCAACTCCCCGCAGGAAGTGGATTACACCCAGCACGGCATCAACAATGCGCTGATCGTAGACAGTACCGGCGTATGGCGTGACGAAGAGGGCCTGGCCCAGCACCTGGAGAGCAAGGGCGCGGCCAAGGTGCTGCTGACGGCGCCGGGCAAGGGCGACCTGAAGAACATCGTGTACGGCATCAACAACGGCGAGATCAAGCCGGAAGACCAGATCCTGTCTGCTGCCTCCTGTACCACCAACGCCATCGTGCCGGTACTGAAAGCAATGATGGACAAGTACGGTGTTAACCACGGCCACGTGGAAACCGTACACGCCTACACCAACGACCAGAACCTGATCGACAACTACCACAAGGGTGAGCGTCGCGGTCGTTCCGCAGCGCTGAACATGGTGTTGACCGAGACCGGTGCGGCCAAGGCGGTGGCTAAGGCGCTGCCGGAGCTGAAGGGCAAGCTGACCGGCAATGCGATCCGTGTACCGACCCCGAACGTGTCCATGGCGATTCTGAACCTGCGCCTCGGCAAGGAAACCACCAAGGACGAGCTGAACGAGTACATGCGCGAAGTGGCGCTGCACTCTCCGCTGCGCCAGCAGATTGACTTTACCAATTCACCGGAAGTGGTTTCCAGCGACTTTGTTGGCTCCCGTCGCGCCTGTGTGTTCGACTCCATCGCCACCATCGTCGAGGGCGACAACGCAGTGCTCTACTGCTGGTACGACAATGAGTTCGGCTACAGCTGTCAGGTGGTTCGCTGCCTGGAAGATATGGCTGGCGTGCATTACGAAGTCTTCCCCAAGAAAGACTGA